The Vallitalea okinawensis genome includes a region encoding these proteins:
- a CDS encoding CD0519/CD1768 family membrane protein, translating to METMKNTSRKLNQRVSTNGLKKAVSTEGIIAIIIFCLFFGYLISVMGLVNMFNTLINTAHDLLLNTVFFIMGIAVLAGAIGSVLTEFGVISMLNKILSIFMKPLYNMPGASVLGIVTTYLSDNPAIITLAKEDGFKKFFKQYQLPALTNLGTAFGMGLVVTAFMMAQASPIGESFVMPALIGNLGAFVGSIISVRIMLQFTKKVYGVDAEPIVKSDVDYDVLTYRKVREGTTGQRLLAALLEGGKSGVDIGLSIIPGVLIICTVVLLFTNGPSPEGYTGVAYEGVGLLPAIANQLDFILEPLFGFQSPEAIAVPITSLGAVGAAIGLVPTLLEEGLIGGNEIAVFTAMGMCWSGYLSTHVAMMDSLDCRELTGKAIISHTIGGLVAGIAAHWFYVLFTII from the coding sequence ATGGAAACTATGAAGAATACTTCCAGGAAGCTAAATCAAAGAGTTAGCACAAATGGACTTAAAAAAGCAGTAAGTACTGAAGGAATTATTGCAATAATTATTTTCTGTTTATTTTTTGGTTATTTAATTTCAGTTATGGGTTTAGTTAATATGTTTAATACCTTAATCAATACTGCCCACGACTTATTGTTGAATACCGTATTTTTCATTATGGGGATAGCTGTTTTGGCAGGTGCTATTGGTTCTGTCTTAACCGAGTTTGGAGTCATCTCCATGCTTAATAAGATTTTGTCCATATTTATGAAACCTTTATACAACATGCCTGGTGCATCAGTATTAGGGATTGTGACAACATATTTATCGGATAACCCAGCTATTATTACATTAGCTAAGGAAGATGGTTTTAAGAAATTTTTTAAACAATATCAACTCCCTGCTTTAACAAATTTAGGAACAGCTTTTGGTATGGGGTTAGTTGTAACAGCGTTTATGATGGCTCAAGCATCACCTATAGGTGAAAGTTTTGTTATGCCAGCTTTAATTGGTAACCTAGGTGCCTTTGTGGGTAGTATTATCAGTGTTCGTATTATGCTTCAATTTACTAAGAAAGTATATGGCGTTGATGCCGAGCCTATTGTTAAAAGTGATGTAGACTATGATGTTTTAACTTACCGTAAAGTAAGAGAAGGTACAACTGGGCAACGTTTATTAGCTGCATTATTAGAAGGTGGTAAATCAGGTGTGGATATTGGATTAAGCATCATACCAGGAGTACTTATTATATGTACAGTTGTTCTATTATTTACGAATGGACCTTCACCTGAAGGATATACCGGAGTAGCTTATGAAGGAGTTGGTTTGTTACCTGCTATTGCTAATCAACTTGATTTTATTTTGGAGCCACTTTTTGGTTTCCAGAGTCCAGAAGCTATAGCAGTACCCATAACATCTTTAGGGGCTGTAGGTGCGGCTATTGGGCTAGTTCCTACTTTACTCGAAGAAGGTTTAATAGGTGGGAACGAAATAGCTGTCTTTACAGCAATGGGTATGTGTTGGAGTGGTTACTTAAGTACTCATGTTGCTATGATGGATAGCTTAGACTGTAGAGAACTGACAGGTAAGGCTATTATAAGTCATACCATTGGGGGCTTAGTGGCAGGAATTGCAGCCCATTGGTTTTATGTTTTATTCACGATAATTTAA